GTTAAGATTCCCGCTGCTTCACGCGTTCCAATCCATTCAAAGGGGAGAACCATGGCGATTATCACCATCTCGCGCGAAATGGGCAGCGGCGGCATTCCCATCGTCCACCGGGCGGCGGAAAAACTCGGCTACACCCTGGTGGACGGCGAAGCCATCGCCAAAGTTGCCGGCAACTACGGTCTTACACCTGAAGCCCTTGAAATAACAGACGAAAAACCTCCAGCGTTCGTCGAGA
This DNA window, taken from Desulfuromonadales bacterium, encodes the following:
- a CDS encoding cytidylate kinase-like family protein, producing the protein MAIITISREMGSGGIPIVHRAAEKLGYTLVDGEAIAKVAGNYGLTPEALEITDEKPPAFVEKLDEQMAVDLHLIELIILEYALKGNVIIYGRGGQDLLKDINSVLRVRIIAPF